The Chitinibacter bivalviorum genomic interval AACAACTTCAGCCCTTAGGCCACTTGCGTGCCAAAGCCATGTTTGGCGGGCACGGGCTGTATTGCGATGAGATCTTTTTTGCCATCGTCGTCGACGATGTGTTGTACGTCAAAGTCGACGAACACAATCGCCCACGCTTTTTAGCTGCCGAGTTAGCGCCTTTTAGCTATTCAATGAAAGATGGCCGCACGATGAGTATGAGTTACTACCCTCTCCCTGAGTCTGCATTAGAAGAGCGCGCCGAGTTGCTCGATTGGGCTCGAGAAGGCATTGCGGCAGCCTTACGTGCGCCTGAGCGCAAAACTCGCAAAAAAACAAAGGCCTAGCGGCGAGACCAAATTAGCGATAAAAGCCGGTGAATATCTTTGTCAGCACAGCTTTTATTGCAAAACTTACGGATTTAGCGCGTTCAGAGCTTCCCGCCAACGCTAATCTGTTGGAAAATGCGGTATTGATCGGCATAAGCCGAGCCGTTTACGAGAATCATTGATGCGCCAAGTTACCGTTACTCGCAATACGCTAGAAACCCAGATCACCATCACGCTAAACCTCGACGGCACAGGCGTGAGCAAATTTGATACTGGCGTACCCTTTTTTGAGCATATGCTCGACCAAGTTGCCCGTCATGGTCTGTTTGATATTGAAATCAAAGCCGTTGGCGATTTACATATCGACGCGCATCACACCGTAGAAGACGTCGGCATTACACTGGGCCAAGCTTTTGCCAAAGCAGTTGGC includes:
- a CDS encoding TfoX/Sxy family protein, with the translated sequence MPSEYLRFLLEQLQPLGHLRAKAMFGGHGLYCDEIFFAIVVDDVLYVKVDEHNRPRFLAAELAPFSYSMKDGRTMSMSYYPLPESALEERAELLDWAREGIAAALRAPERKTRKKTKA